The Beijerinckiaceae bacterium genome has a window encoding:
- a CDS encoding 50S ribosomal protein L11 methyltransferase, which produces MLEGLPPNSAAHVMRLTCDEAMARMIADIIVETFDPAETAAAAFEKTPSTKDWNKGPWIVEVYFGSAPDEANVRALVAAAAGSEAAEAVVFDRVRQRDWVASSLEGLEPVRVRRFVVHGAHGRDAVRPNELSIEIEAALAFGTGHHGSTRGCLLMLDLIARKRRPSSILDLGTGSGVLAMAAAKLLKQKIHAGDIDPLSVTAAAANARFNGVASFVRPVRAKGLSHPALRGGAPYDLVMANILARPLRDLAPGMARLLAPRADVILSGLIARDVAGVISAYRAQGLALTRRTDIDGWATLLMQRGGKDRQTISA; this is translated from the coding sequence ATGCTCGAAGGCCTGCCCCCCAATTCGGCCGCACATGTCATGCGCCTCACCTGTGACGAGGCCATGGCGCGCATGATCGCCGATATTATCGTTGAGACCTTCGACCCTGCCGAGACGGCGGCTGCAGCGTTCGAGAAGACGCCGAGCACGAAGGACTGGAATAAGGGGCCTTGGATCGTCGAAGTCTATTTTGGCAGTGCACCCGACGAAGCCAATGTGCGCGCGCTCGTTGCCGCCGCGGCCGGGAGCGAAGCTGCAGAGGCGGTCGTGTTCGATCGCGTGCGGCAGCGCGATTGGGTTGCCTCTTCCCTCGAAGGGCTTGAGCCGGTCCGGGTCCGCCGCTTTGTCGTTCATGGCGCGCATGGCCGCGACGCGGTCCGACCCAATGAGCTTTCGATCGAGATCGAAGCGGCCCTGGCGTTCGGGACCGGCCATCATGGTTCGACGCGCGGATGCCTGCTCATGCTCGATCTTATCGCGCGCAAGCGGCGCCCAAGTTCAATCCTTGATCTTGGTACGGGCTCGGGTGTCCTCGCCATGGCGGCGGCAAAATTGTTAAAACAAAAAATTCACGCCGGAGACATCGACCCGCTCAGCGTAACGGCGGCGGCTGCCAACGCCAGGTTCAACGGTGTTGCAAGCTTTGTGCGGCCGGTCCGGGCAAAAGGGCTTTCGCATCCGGCCCTGCGCGGCGGGGCGCCTTATGACCTCGTCATGGCGAATATTCTTGCCCGGCCGCTGCGCGATCTCGCGCCGGGAATGGCGCGATTGCTGGCGCCCCGCGCCGACGTTATTCTTTCGGGCCTGATCGCGCGGGATGTTGCAGGTGTCATCAGCGCCTATCGGGCGCAAGGGCTGGCCCTCACGCGCAGGACCGACATCGACGGCTGGGCGACCCTATTAATGCAGCGCGGCGGCAAGGATCGCCAGACCATTTCTGCTTGA